Sequence from the Planctomycetia bacterium genome:
GATGTGACATATCCAGACCCGCCACTGGCTGTCGCGAAACAGCTCGCGCAGGAAAAATACGCGACCGCCGCTTGGAACGAGCAATTGAAGTAGCGCAGGAATCGCACTTCAGACTTCGCGCTCAAAGTCTCGCACGACCGTGCGGCGTTCCAGTTCTTTCACGATGTGGGGCCGGACTTGTCTTAGCCGTGTCACCGCTTCGTTCGCACTGATGCGATACCGGTACATCAACCAGCAGGCCACGACCGTTGCGCTCCGCGCGCGGCCAGCCTTGCAGTGAACGTAGACCGTTTCACCGCGATCGGCCTTCGAGGCGATAAACGCCACAGCGCGGCGGACGTCCGTCAAACGCGGCGGCGTGAAATCCGTCGTCGGCATCCGCATTTGCTCGATGCCCAACCGCGCGTATTCCTCGACCGGCCCGGCGTACTCCTCGCACGTGTTCACCACGGCCCGCACGCCGGCGTCGTAGAGCGGTTGCACATCCTTGGCGAATGGCAGCGCACCGAGGATCACGTTCCCATCGACGCGATCCCACCACCGCCGGGTCGCCGTCAGCCGGTTGAGCAACAGGTTCCAGCCCAACGTCGGATAAAACAGCGCTCGGGCAATCAATCGACGCATATGCAATGATTGGAAAGGGAAAGCAGCGTCGTTGTAGCACGGTCTCCCGACCGTGGCACAACAGTCCTTGCCTACAGGATATCGCGCATTCGCCATTCGGGTTTAGGCATTCGAACTTCCGCCTCTTACCGCAGCGTGCGATTCACGCTTTGCACGTAGCGTTCGCGGTTGCGTTCGAATTGGGCCAGCGATTCTTCGCTGACGAAGAGGTAAATGCGGCCGTTCACGAAGAGGCCGTGTTCACGGCGGCCGGCCAGCATCTGGCCGTGGTCCGTGGCGAGCACCGGGTCGTTCCCGGCCATTACCGGGCTGAAGCGATTGGGTTGCTGCCAAAACTTGTCGCGCTCCGCGGCGCTGGTAAATAGGTACGTGCGACCTTCGTGCGAGACACCCCAGCGGACGTCGCCCAGTACCCAGCGTTGCTGT
This genomic interval carries:
- a CDS encoding dual specificity protein phosphatase family protein — its product is MRRLIARALFYPTLGWNLLLNRLTATRRWWDRVDGNVILGALPFAKDVQPLYDAGVRAVVNTCEEYAGPVEEYARLGIEQMRMPTTDFTPPRLTDVRRAVAFIASKADRGETVYVHCKAGRARSATVVACWLMYRYRISANEAVTRLRQVRPHIVKELERRTVVRDFEREV